From Streptomyces sp. Edi4, one genomic window encodes:
- the glyA gene encoding serine hydroxymethyltransferase — MTTSTSTGVLAGHASLGAHRLAAADPLLSGLLEREHVRQSETLAMVAASSSADPSVLACAGATISNVTTEGYPGARYHAGCEVVDEVERLAVARARSLFGAQYANVQPHSGSTANQIVLCTLMKPGDTLLGMELSAGGHLTHGSPASVSGRFFHAVGYGTDADGLLDYGQVAELAHEHRPKVIVCGASAYPRTVDFARFRRIADEVGAYLLADISHIAGLVAAGLHPSPVDHAHATTTSTYKQLYGPRGGLILLGQDARTVLPGTRRTLSRAIAHGTFPFLQGTPDLGAVAAKARAFDIAAQPEFRALAGRVVDGARELAHAFAGLGHTLVTGGTDNHMVLLDVGRRGLTGAIAEAALADCRIVVNRNRIPGDPHGPRVTSGIRFGTNTLALRAMGPAEMRRCAALVDRVLTAVTPTGERDFTLDPAVRDEVRGEVARLCREFPLPHHLPA; from the coding sequence ATGACCACCTCCACGAGCACCGGCGTCCTGGCCGGTCACGCGAGCCTCGGCGCGCACCGCCTGGCCGCCGCCGACCCGCTCCTTTCCGGACTGCTCGAACGCGAACACGTCCGGCAGAGCGAGACCCTGGCCATGGTGGCCGCCTCCAGCAGCGCCGACCCCTCGGTCCTCGCCTGCGCCGGAGCGACCATCTCCAACGTCACCACCGAGGGCTACCCCGGCGCCCGCTACCACGCGGGCTGCGAGGTCGTCGACGAGGTCGAGCGGCTGGCGGTCGCACGGGCCCGCTCGCTGTTCGGCGCCCAGTACGCCAATGTGCAGCCCCACTCGGGCAGCACCGCCAACCAGATCGTGCTGTGCACCCTGATGAAGCCGGGCGACACCCTGCTCGGCATGGAGCTGAGCGCGGGCGGCCATCTCACACACGGCTCGCCGGCCTCGGTGTCGGGCCGGTTCTTCCACGCGGTGGGCTACGGCACCGACGCCGACGGGCTGCTCGACTACGGGCAGGTGGCCGAGCTCGCCCACGAGCACCGGCCCAAGGTGATCGTGTGCGGCGCGAGCGCCTACCCGCGCACCGTGGACTTCGCCCGGTTCCGGCGCATCGCCGACGAGGTCGGCGCCTATCTGCTGGCCGACATCTCCCATATCGCCGGATTGGTCGCGGCCGGCCTGCACCCGAGTCCGGTCGACCACGCGCACGCCACCACCACCAGCACCTACAAACAGTTGTACGGGCCGCGCGGCGGACTCATCCTGCTGGGCCAAGATGCCCGGACGGTGCTGCCCGGCACCCGGCGCACGCTCAGCCGGGCCATCGCGCACGGAACCTTCCCCTTCCTCCAGGGCACCCCCGATCTGGGCGCGGTGGCCGCCAAGGCGCGCGCCTTCGACATCGCCGCCCAGCCGGAGTTCCGCGCCCTGGCGGGACGGGTGGTGGACGGCGCCCGCGAGCTGGCGCATGCCTTCGCCGGCCTCGGCCACACCCTGGTCACCGGTGGCACCGACAACCACATGGTGCTGCTCGACGTCGGCCGGCGCGGCCTGACCGGCGCGATCGCCGAGGCCGCGCTCGCCGACTGCCGGATCGTCGTCAACCGCAACCGAATACCGGGCGACCCACACGGACCCCGGGTCACAAGCGGCATCCGTTTCGGCACCAACACGCTGGCGCTGCGCGCCATGGGACCGGCCGAGATGCGCCGCTGCGCCGCACTGGTCGACCGGGTACTCACCGCCGTGACGCCCACCGGGGAGCGCGATTTCACGCTCGATCCGGCCGTCCGCGACGAGGTGCGCGGCGAAGTCGCCCGGCTCTGCCGGGAGTTCCCGCTGCCGCACCATCTGCCGGCCTGA
- a CDS encoding amino acid adenylation domain-containing protein yields MSQSPQRTALSADKRRLLAQLLKEQGLSRPDAADLIARRPQGVRLPLSFAQQRLWFVEQFAGPSPLYSIACTVRLTGGLDAGALEGALNRVVARHEALRTTFHAEDGRAEQIVHDRVTVTLALIDLSAPGEDNREAALSELIAQESRRPFDLGSGPLLRATLVRLADEEHLLVLTIHHIVADGWSLDILVRELAHHYRADAAGLPELSIQYADFALWQHGRVSGEALESQLAHWRERLAGAPSVVDLPTDRPRTVQQSFAGACFPWRLEGDLAARLTALAREHDATLYMALLAGFMAVAQRWSGQNDLVVGSPVANRNHPQTEGLIGFFVNMLPLRADLSGNPSFTELLGRVRESALAAYAHQNVPFERIVEEARPDRDAQGRTPFANLLLVLQNTPETRIELPGLRMDVAAVDTGTAKFDLHLQVTETPEGLTGLADYSTELYDERTVRRFIDQWLRLLAAAVEAPATRLDALPLLGATERSAELMAGAARGSTAPAARSLPDAFAEQVRLRPDAIAVGCGPERLTYAELDRRSDALARRLRALGVGPESRVAICVEPSARLVTGILGILKSGGAYVPLDPRHPAERLAFTLADCGAVALVADPEHAGLRDGLPVLAVDQPLSSEPLEPARLGPGHLAYVIYTSGTTGRPKGALLTHANVLRLFEAAAPDVAFGPDDVWSLYHSAAFDFSVWEIWGALLHGGRVAVVPQEARRTPAAFHALVRAEGVTVLSQTPTAFRQFADADAAATTSAARPLALRHVVFGGEALEPGALRDWAARHPEAPRLVNMYGITETTVHVTAHTLGAAGLGAPGSVIGRPLADLAVHLLDGRGEPVPAGIPGELCVGGPGLARGYLGRPGLTAERFVPSPLGDGERLYRSGDLARRLPDGTLEYLGRVDQQVKVRGHRVEPGEIEAELGAHPGVRHVAVLPRETPDGGTGLVAYLVPDADADGEASPGRGRAADAEQVTQWRTVFDTAYEQYEQAGGADPTFNIRGWTSSYTGEPIPAEEMRRWVEDTVALVRATKPRRVLEIGSGTGLLLFRLAGACEQYTGLDLSSSAIAHVRRHLPADWQHVTLLRRPGHELDDLKGDAYDTVVVNSVAQYLPSAGYLVDVLTKAAGLLAPGGRIVVGDVRHRALLEAFHVSVLEEGRPAGADDAELARQVRQAVRQENELLLDPCFFESLRQEIPRIGRVEVLPKPGRDRNEMTRYRYDVVLHLDTETVPASARTVAWTGGEPAALLDGSPVVVTSIPNARVHADAVTAARLCGEDTGIDAADETVGLDPQDVRDTAARLGYAVELSWATGDPLGRFDAAFRPAGTDAVTALPPAGNCAGLPWPHWANDPHRGRIARTLVPRLRAHLRERLPEYMVPEAFVTLETLPLTANGKLDRAALPAPDWSTGSTALLAPRDDTERALAEIWSTVLGVARIGLADDFFHLGGHSLLAVQVTAAVRESLGRDLPVRALFEAPVLAAYAEAVRCAPAAEAQQDTAAPVREAVPADGAGFDDLSAEELAALMGGEL; encoded by the coding sequence ATGAGCCAGTCACCCCAGCGCACCGCGCTCTCCGCCGACAAGCGCCGCCTGCTCGCCCAGCTGCTCAAGGAGCAGGGCCTGTCCCGACCCGACGCCGCCGACCTGATCGCCCGCCGCCCCCAGGGGGTGCGCCTTCCGCTGTCCTTTGCCCAGCAACGCCTGTGGTTCGTCGAGCAGTTCGCGGGACCGAGCCCGCTCTACAGCATCGCCTGCACCGTCCGGCTGACCGGCGGCCTCGACGCCGGCGCGCTCGAAGGGGCCCTGAACAGGGTCGTTGCCCGGCACGAGGCGCTGCGCACCACCTTCCACGCCGAGGACGGCAGGGCCGAGCAGATCGTGCACGACCGGGTCACGGTCACCCTCGCGCTCATCGATCTGTCCGCTCCGGGCGAGGACAATCGCGAGGCCGCGCTGTCGGAGCTGATCGCACAGGAGAGCCGCCGCCCCTTCGACCTGGGCTCCGGCCCGCTGCTGCGCGCCACCCTGGTCAGGCTGGCGGACGAGGAGCACCTGCTGGTGCTCACCATCCACCACATCGTGGCGGACGGCTGGTCCCTGGACATCCTGGTGCGCGAGCTGGCCCACCACTACCGCGCGGACGCCGCCGGGCTGCCCGAACTGTCCATCCAGTACGCCGACTTCGCGCTCTGGCAGCACGGGCGGGTATCCGGTGAGGCGCTGGAGTCGCAGCTGGCCCACTGGCGTGAGCGGCTGGCCGGCGCGCCCAGCGTCGTGGACCTGCCCACCGACCGGCCGCGCACCGTCCAGCAGAGCTTCGCCGGCGCCTGCTTCCCCTGGCGGCTCGAAGGCGATCTCGCCGCCCGCCTGACCGCGCTGGCCCGCGAGCACGACGCCACCTTGTACATGGCGCTGCTCGCCGGGTTCATGGCCGTCGCTCAGCGGTGGAGCGGGCAGAACGATTTGGTGGTCGGCTCGCCCGTCGCCAACCGCAACCACCCGCAGACGGAGGGCCTGATCGGCTTCTTCGTCAACATGCTGCCGCTGCGCGCCGACCTGTCCGGCAATCCGTCCTTCACCGAACTGCTGGGCCGCGTACGGGAGTCGGCGCTCGCGGCGTACGCCCATCAGAACGTGCCGTTCGAGCGGATCGTGGAGGAAGCGCGCCCGGACCGCGACGCGCAAGGCCGCACCCCGTTCGCCAATCTGCTGCTGGTCCTCCAGAACACCCCGGAGACCCGGATCGAGCTGCCGGGCCTGCGGATGGACGTGGCCGCGGTCGACACCGGGACCGCCAAGTTCGATCTGCACCTCCAGGTCACCGAGACCCCCGAGGGGCTGACGGGGCTCGCCGACTACAGCACCGAGCTGTACGACGAGCGCACCGTGCGCCGCTTCATCGACCAGTGGCTGCGCCTGCTCGCGGCCGCCGTCGAAGCCCCCGCCACCCGGCTCGACGCGCTCCCCCTGCTCGGCGCCACCGAGCGGAGCGCGGAGCTCATGGCCGGCGCCGCGCGCGGATCCACCGCCCCGGCGGCGCGCAGTCTTCCGGATGCCTTCGCCGAGCAGGTGCGGCTGCGGCCCGACGCCATCGCGGTCGGCTGCGGCCCCGAGCGGCTGACGTACGCCGAACTCGACCGGCGCTCCGACGCGCTGGCCCGGCGCCTTCGCGCGCTCGGCGTGGGCCCCGAGAGCCGGGTGGCGATCTGCGTCGAGCCGTCGGCGCGGCTGGTCACCGGGATCCTGGGCATCTTGAAGAGCGGCGGCGCGTATGTGCCGCTCGATCCGCGCCATCCCGCCGAGCGCCTTGCCTTCACCCTTGCCGACTGCGGCGCGGTGGCTCTGGTCGCCGACCCGGAGCACGCGGGGCTCCGCGACGGCCTCCCCGTCCTCGCGGTGGACCAGCCGCTCTCCTCGGAGCCGTTGGAGCCGGCCCGGCTCGGCCCCGGCCACCTGGCGTACGTGATCTACACCTCCGGCACCACCGGCCGTCCCAAGGGCGCGCTGCTCACCCACGCCAACGTGCTGCGGCTGTTCGAAGCGGCCGCGCCCGATGTCGCGTTCGGCCCGGACGACGTCTGGTCGCTCTACCACTCGGCCGCGTTCGACTTCTCGGTCTGGGAGATCTGGGGCGCGCTCCTGCACGGTGGCCGCGTCGCCGTGGTGCCGCAGGAGGCCCGGCGCACCCCGGCCGCATTCCACGCGCTGGTCCGCGCGGAGGGCGTCACGGTGCTCAGCCAGACCCCCACCGCGTTTCGCCAGTTCGCCGACGCCGACGCGGCGGCCACCACGTCGGCGGCGCGCCCGCTCGCGCTGCGGCACGTCGTGTTCGGCGGCGAGGCCCTTGAACCGGGCGCGCTGCGCGACTGGGCCGCCCGGCACCCCGAAGCGCCCCGCCTGGTCAACATGTACGGCATCACCGAGACCACGGTGCACGTCACCGCGCACACCCTCGGCGCGGCCGGCCTCGGCGCCCCGGGCAGCGTGATCGGCCGCCCCCTCGCCGACCTGGCGGTGCACCTCCTGGACGGGCGCGGCGAACCGGTGCCGGCCGGGATCCCCGGTGAGCTGTGCGTCGGCGGACCCGGCCTCGCCCGTGGCTATCTGGGCCGGCCCGGCCTGACCGCCGAACGCTTCGTGCCCTCGCCGCTCGGCGACGGGGAGCGGCTTTACCGCAGCGGCGATCTGGCCCGCAGGCTGCCCGACGGGACGCTTGAGTACCTGGGCCGCGTCGACCAGCAGGTCAAGGTGCGCGGGCACCGCGTGGAGCCCGGCGAGATCGAGGCGGAACTCGGCGCCCACCCGGGCGTGCGGCACGTGGCGGTGCTGCCCCGCGAGACCCCGGACGGCGGCACCGGCCTGGTCGCGTATCTGGTGCCCGACGCGGACGCCGACGGCGAGGCTTCGCCCGGCAGGGGACGGGCGGCCGACGCGGAGCAGGTCACCCAGTGGCGCACCGTCTTCGACACCGCCTACGAGCAGTACGAGCAGGCCGGTGGCGCCGACCCCACGTTCAACATCCGTGGCTGGACCAGCAGTTACACCGGTGAGCCGATCCCCGCCGAGGAGATGCGGCGCTGGGTGGAGGACACCGTCGCCCTGGTGCGCGCCACGAAGCCGAGGCGGGTCCTGGAGATCGGCAGCGGTACCGGGCTGCTCCTGTTCCGGCTGGCCGGCGCATGCGAGCAGTACACCGGGCTCGACCTGTCATCCAGCGCCATCGCTCACGTACGCCGTCATCTGCCGGCCGACTGGCAGCACGTAACGCTGCTGCGCCGGCCGGGCCACGAGCTGGACGACCTCAAGGGCGACGCGTACGACACCGTCGTCGTGAACTCGGTGGCCCAGTACCTGCCGAGCGCGGGCTACTTGGTGGACGTGCTCACCAAGGCCGCCGGGCTGCTCGCGCCCGGTGGGCGGATCGTGGTCGGCGACGTGCGCCACCGCGCCCTGCTGGAGGCCTTCCACGTCTCGGTGCTCGAAGAAGGCCGGCCGGCCGGGGCGGACGACGCCGAACTTGCCCGCCAGGTCCGCCAGGCCGTGCGGCAGGAGAACGAGCTGCTGCTCGACCCGTGCTTCTTCGAGTCCCTGCGCCAGGAGATCCCGCGCATCGGCCGGGTGGAGGTGCTGCCCAAACCCGGGCGCGACCGGAACGAGATGACCCGCTACCGCTACGACGTGGTGCTGCACCTGGACACCGAGACCGTCCCCGCCTCCGCGCGCACGGTGGCGTGGACCGGCGGCGAGCCGGCGGCGCTGCTCGACGGCTCCCCCGTGGTCGTCACCTCCATCCCCAACGCCCGGGTGCACGCCGACGCGGTGACCGCGGCGCGGCTCTGCGGCGAGGACACGGGCATCGACGCCGCCGATGAGACGGTCGGGCTCGACCCGCAGGACGTACGCGACACGGCGGCCCGGCTCGGGTACGCCGTCGAGCTCAGCTGGGCCACCGGGGACCCCCTCGGACGCTTCGACGCCGCGTTCCGCCCGGCCGGCACCGACGCCGTCACTGCGCTGCCTCCGGCCGGAAACTGCGCCGGCCTGCCGTGGCCGCACTGGGCCAACGACCCCCATCGCGGCCGGATCGCCCGCACCCTGGTGCCCCGGCTCCGCGCCCATCTGCGCGAGCGGCTGCCGGAGTACATGGTCCCGGAGGCGTTCGTCACCCTGGAGACCCTGCCGCTGACCGCCAACGGCAAACTCGACCGCGCCGCGCTGCCCGCGCCGGACTGGTCCACCGGCTCCACCGCGCTGCTCGCGCCGCGCGACGACACCGAGCGGGCCCTGGCCGAGATCTGGAGCACAGTTCTCGGCGTGGCCCGGATAGGGCTCGCCGACGACTTCTTCCACCTCGGCGGCCACTCGCTGCTCGCCGTCCAGGTCACCGCGGCGGTGCGCGAGTCCCTTGGCCGGGATCTGCCGGTACGGGCGCTGTTCGAGGCACCGGTGCTCGCCGCGTACGCCGAAGCGGTGCGCTGCGCCCCGGCCGCCGAGGCGCAGCAGGACACGGCGGCGCCGGTGCGCGAGGCCGTGCCGGCCGACGGCGCCGGGTTCGACGACCTGTCCGCCGAAGAGCTGGCCGCGCTCATGGGCGGCGAGCTGTGA